The DNA sequence TAAATCTAAACCACTTTCTAACCCAGTAATTGAACTAATCCCTCTTTAAAGTTAGCAATTTCAACCTATTTATTTTAGTCCAAAATAAGCCAAGGTTTTGCCATGTTTTACATGGTTTTATCATTGAGTTAAAGACAGGATAGGCATATATCCGACAAAAAATAATTTTGCCTGCAATCTCGTCCTGAAAGTTATTAGTATCGGAGGAAGCTCAACAAAATAAATAAACATAAAGATTATAAAATTGATTTTTTAGATGAATAGTGTCACAAGAGGAAGAGATTATCAGTACAAGTTTATTGTGTTCGATTTTATATCGTGACAAAAGGTTATTGAGGAAATATTGCTTTTTTTTCATGATCTACGCAGAAGTTAAATTGTTCTTGATGCAATAATGAATCTCCTGCTTTGCTTTGGTAAAAGAGATATTGGATATCTCATTAGTGTATTCTAAGTACACACATCATTTAGATATTTCAATATAAAAAATCTTCTTCAATGGAATTATTGCTTTTATTATCGTAATTATATGGAATATTTCCTATTTTGTTAAAGTATATTTTGAAAGATGTGGAAATGACCAAAAGAATTAGCTAAAAACTTGATATTAGGCGTAAACTGGACTCATGGGAAGAAGAAACGTCGGAGGTAATGCGACTTATTAAGTTAGTTAGCCGCAGAACAACATACAAGGATGTCAGATGTTGACAGAGTTAAAAAATAATATTATAAGTCAAGGCAGCAGCCACTTAATGTTAAAAAAAGATCAGAGTTTTACTAGGTATAGAACTGGAACCAATGATGTGGTAAAGAGTTTTGTGTAAGCTTTTGGAGGAGATCAGGTCAGTATTAGTGCAGTTGGATATTTAAGTTCTTCTCTGGAGGCATTTGGGAAATACATTACAAGAAATTTATAGAAAAGCAGGAGGATCAAACTGATAACCTCTGTAGAACTGACAGAAGCAGACAGTAATGCAATTGAACAAAAGGTCTTAGCAAGCAAGAAGTATGTGAAAACTGGGATCAATACCATTATTGAAAAATGAATTTAAAGAAAATGTGGGAACAGGAGTTACTAAGTTATCCTAACGAAATAGGAGGCTTCAAAATGAGACACAAGTACATAACTGCCAGCCAGTAAAGCACTACTGTGTTTTACTTTCACATAGTATGTTCCAGCTGTGACACTTTTTGAGATTTTAAAGTTACTATAGGCTGAACCATTATCATCAGATGCAATCTGATGACCATTTGCATTCAAAAGAGTTCCGTATGTATCTGTTAAGCCGGTTGTCTTTACAACCAGTGTTCCTCTACTGTGGATTTGGATTTTAAAGAAATCTACATCCCCATCTACTTCAATGCGCCCCTGCGTTGTACTGTTTGGATTGATGGGTTTTGCTGTACTTCTGGTATTGCCATAATCATCAGATATAAACTGAGAAATAAGCGTATAATAACCAATTGATGAAGCACTACTGTGTTTTACTTTCACATAGTATGTTCCAGTTGAGACACTTTTTAAGATTCTAAAGTTACTATAGGTTGAACCATTATCATCAGATGCAATCTGATGACCATTTGCATTCAAAAGAGTTCCGTATGTATCTGTTAAGCCGGTTGTCTTTACAACCAGTGTTCCACTACTGGGGATTCGGATTTTAAAGAAATCTACATCCCCGGCTACTTCAATGCGCCCTTGTGTTGTACTGTTTGGATTGATAGATGTTGCTGCAATTCTACTACTGGTATGATCATCAGGCACAAAATGAGACACAAGCGCATAAGAACCAATTCCTGTAGGACTATGATGTCTCACTTTCGCATAGTATGTCCCAGCTGTGACACTTATTGAGATTCTAAAGTTATGACCTGAACCACTGTTGTCATCCAATGCAAGCTGGGCACCGCTTCCGCCTAAAAGGGATCCATATGTATCTGTTGAGCCAGTTGTATTGATAATTAATGTTCCTCTTTTTCCACTAGGGATTATGATTTTAAAATAATCTCCACTTCCAGCTGCTTCAATACGCCCCCGTGTTGTACTTTTGAGAGCTATGGGTGTTGCTGTATTGTTACCATGATCATCAGAACCACCTGTTCTAGGCGATGGTATATAAAATTTTTGATTGATGCCACCATGACAACGCCATAAAATAAGATCTGTTCTGTTTCCCCCATGAACATCTAAACATTTATGAGAAGCAATATGTAAAAACCGTTTTGTTTTATCAAGATAAGAGAATATTTGTTCTGCACTATTTGGTTGACACCGAGTATATGTTATTTTTGATCCATTACTATATGATTGGGCAGTTAAACACTTATTGGTTGAAGGGTCTCTTAGTGACCTGTTTGAAGTATAGATCAATAACTGATTTGCACTTGAAGCATTACACGTTCGTTTTTTAGCATAGTCCCCAACGTTGGTGATGCATCCCCCACCAAATGCACGTGTAGATACTTTCAAATGATTATATAGATGGGCTTGTTGCTATTAAGTGTTTAGATGAGGGTGTGGATATTCCAAGTGTTGAGTGCATTCATCTTGGCAAGCAGTTCCTAATCCAAGAGTTTATTATTCAACGAAGAGAGACGAGTGCTTAGACAAGTAAAGAAACTAATTAAAAAATTTGCATATATTTATGACTTCTTAGTCATACCAAACCCAGAAAAAGATAATCTCTTGATCCGGAACCTATAAAAATGGAGAGAAACTATCTTGAAAAAGATATACCTTGTGTTTGACCTGCTTGGGTAGGTGTAAAACGAGATATCAGTGAATAAGGACCAGTTGCCGCAGAAGAATGGAGTTTCACTTTTACATAATACGTTCCAGCTGTCACCCTTTTTGAAATTCTAAAGTTACGGCCTGAACCACCATTATCATCTAATGCAATTTGATCCCAGTTTGCATTTAAAAGGTATCCAACTGTATCTGTTGGTCCAGTTGTATGAACAACCAATGTTCCTGTACTAGGGATTCCAATTCTAAAGTAATCGTTATCCCTGGCTATTTGAAGACGTCCTGGTGTTGTACTATTTGGGTTGATGGCTGTTGCTGTATACACGTAACCGCCATGATCAGATTCAAGGCTTATATCTAACCAATACGTACCAATTCCCGAAGAAGAAGGGTGTTTTACTCTCACATAATATGTTCCAGCCGCTACACTTCTTATGATTAAAAAATTATGACCTGAACCACCATTGTTATCTGCTGCAATTTGACTACCATCTGCATTGTAAAGGTATCCAACTGTATCTGTTTGTCCAAGTGTCTGGATCATCAATATGCCTGTACGAGGCATTACAACTTTAAACCAATCCTCATCTCCAGCGACTTCAATGCTTCCTGATATTCTACCGTTCAGCCTTGTGGTTGTTGCTGCATTCATACTATTGCCATGATCATCTATAGATAGTCCTAAAACGATATGAATAAAATTTTAAGCAAAAGAATTAAAGAAGTATTTCTTTTTGATGAGGAAGCAATGATGATAAGTTAACTAGACCGGAAGATAAAGATATGAAGATGGTATTAAAAAATATTATGGGGATTACTATCTGTAGAAAAGGGATTAAACACACAAGAAGCTAAAAATACGAGCTGGTGGATAAAATAAAATTCAGAAGGTGAAGTTTCTCCATATGAAAGAAGAAGATGGGCTTATTACCAGAACTAGATGAATATAAAATTAAACTAAAAAATAATAAACAGAAAGAGAACCAAACTTGCTGAGAAAGAAAAAGTTCCAGATGAATTAAAAAGTGTTGAAGAGCGAAAAAACATGAAAAGCTGAAAATTGAAAGGAGACTGCCTTAGAAGAGTATAATTTTGAATATCAGAATTAATTGAAAGAAAAAGGTCTTATAAGCAAAAAGGCATATCTCGCTTCTTTCAAGTGACTTAGTACTTTGAAAATGCATCAGTTTAGATGAAAAAGAAAAGAGGTGAACTGCCGTCAGGTATTCGGGAACCAGTTTACATACAGAGATCTCTCGTGATTGCCACATATGTGTGCATCTTTAGTTAAGGAGATGTTCATGTGGAGCATCTGAAAGTCTTTTCGCAAATGTTTGAAGAAAAAGTGTCGAAGATGGATTCTAAGATTGAATTGCTTTTACAGATAAAATGTCAGATGTGAAAAAACTTAAAGAAAAGCTTTTAACAGCAATATGTAAAAACCGTTTTGTTTTATCAAGATAAGAGAATATTTGTTCTGCACTATTTGGTTGACACCGAGTATATGTTATTTTTGATCCATTACTATATGATTGGGCAGTTAAACACTTATTGGTTGAAGGGTCTCTTAGTGACCTGTTTGAAGTATAGATCAATAACTGATTTGCACTTGAAGCATTACACGTTCGTTTTTTAGCATAGTCCCCAACGTTGGTGATGCATCCCCCACCAAATGCACGTGTAGATACTGGAGAAGCATATGTTTGTGTTACTATAAAAAACAGCAACAATCCTATAACCTTTTTCATCAAAATCCCCCTTACTTAATTAATTTTATGATTAGTACTGTTATTACAATACACCCTTAGATAAACATACCATTGTACCACAAGCAAAACGGCAATAATCTTACAAAATAAATATGTTCAGTGGAAGTACCAAGGAAGTCAATGGTGTTATGAAAAAACACCACTTCCACTGGTGAAAAGAACCAATGTTCCTCCACTGGGGATTTGGATTTTAAAGTAATCTTTATCATTAGCTACTTCAATGCGCCCCTGTGTTATGCTATTTGGCTCGATGGGTGTTGCTCCACCTCTACTGTCGTCATGATCATCAGGCACAAAACGAGACACAAGCAGATAATCACCGGTTGATGAAGGGTTACGGTGTTTTACTTTCACATAATATGCTCCAGGCATCGTTATGAGCTTTGAGATTTTAAAGTTATTGCCTGAACCACTATTGTCATCAGATACAATTTCTCTGCCACTTACGCTAGAAAGGTATCCTTGTGTATCTGTTGTTCCAGATGTATATATAATTAATTTTCCTCCTCCGTCAGGGACTCGGATTTCAAAGTAATCTTCATCCCCAGCAAAGTCAATGCGCCCCCGTGTTGTACTGTTTAGGTCTATGGATGTTGCCAGACTTCTGCTGTCACCATGATCATCATCAGATACAAAATGAGACACAAGTACATAACTGCCAGCCAGTAAAGCACTACTGTGTTTTACTTTCACATAGTATGTTCCAGCTGTGACACTTTTTGAGATTTTAAAGTTACTATAGGCTGAACCATTATCATCAGATGCAATCTGATGACCATTTGCATTCAAAAGAGTTCCGTATGTATCTGTTAAGCCGGTTGTCTTTACAACCAGTGTTCCTCTACTGTGGATTTGGATTTTAAAGAAATCTACATCCCCATCTACTTCAATGCGCCCCTGCGTTGTACTGTTTGGATTGATGGGTTTTGCTGTACTTCTGGTATTGCCATAATCATCAGATATAAACTGAGAAATAAGCGTATAATAACCAATTGATGAAGCACTACTGTGTTTTACTTTCACATAGTATGTTCCAGTTGAGACACTTTTTAAGATTCTAAAGTTACTATAGGTTGAACCATTATCATCAGATGCAATCTGATGACCATTTGCATTCAAAAGAGTTCCGTATGTATCTGTTAAGCCGGTTGTCTTTACAACCAGTGTTCCACTACTGGGGATTCGGATTTTAAAGAAATCTACATCCCCGGCTACTTCAATGCGCCCTTGTGTTGTACTGTTTGGATTGATAGATGTTGCTGCAATTCTACTACTGGTATGATCATCAGGCACAAAATGAGACACAAGCGCATAAGAACCAATTCCTGTAGGACTATGATGTCTCACTTTCGCATAGTATGTCCCAGCTGTGACACTTATTGAGATTCTAAAGTTATGACCTGAACCACTGTTGTCATCCAATGCAAGCTGGGCACCGCTTCCGCCTAAAAGGGATCCATATGTATCTGTTGAGCCAGTTGTATTGATAATTAATGTTCCTCTTTTTCCACTAGGGATTATGATTTTAAAATAATCTCCACTTCCAGCTGCTTCAATACGCCCCCGTGTTGTACTTTTGAGAGCTATGGGTGTTGCTGTATTGACATTATATCCATAATCATTGGGTATAAAATGAGATACAAGTGCATAAATACCTGTTCCCGTAGTACCACTGTGTCTCACTTTTACATAGTATGTTCCAGCCACTGTGATGAACTTTGAGATTTTAAAGTTATGGTTCGAACTACTTATATTATCATTGGATGCAAGCTGGACACCACTTGCATTGTAAAGATATCCTTTTGTATCTGTGGTGTCAGTTGTCTCTACAACCAGTGTTCCGGTACGAGGGATTACGATTTTAAACCAATCTACGTCCCCAACTTTATTAATATGTCCTAATGTTGTGCTGTTTAGGTCTATGGATGTTGCTGTCTTCTGCTGTCACCATGATCATCATCAGATACAAAATGAGACACAAGTACATAACTGCCAGCCAGTAAAGCACTACTGTGTTTTACTTTCACATAGTATGTTCCAGCTGTGACACTTTTTGAGATTTTAAAGTTACTATAGGCTGAACCATTATCATCAGATGCAATCTGATGACCATTTGCATTCAAAAGAGTTCCGTATGTATCTGTTAAGCCGGTTGTCTTTACAACCAGTGTTCCTCTACTGTGGATTTGGATTTTAAAGAAATCTACATCCCCATCTACTTCAATGCGCCCCTGCGTTGTACTGTTTGGATTGATGGGTTTTGCTGTACTTCTGGTATTGCCATAATCATCAGATATAAACTGAGAAATAAGCGTATAATAACCAATTGATGAAGCACTACTGTGTTTTACTTTCACATAGTATGTTCCAGTTGAGACACTTTTTAAGATTCTAAAGTTACTATAGGTTGAACCATTATCATCAGATGCAATCTGATGACCATTTGCATTCAAAAGAGTTCCGTATGTATCTGTTAAGCCGGTTGTCTTTACAACCAGTGTTCCACTACTGGGGATTCGGATTTTAAAGAAATCTACATCCCCGGCTACTTCAATGCGCCCTTGTGTTGTACTGTTTGGATTGATAGATGTTGCTGCAATTCTACTACTGGTATGATCATCAGGCACAAAATGAGACACAAGCGCATAAGAACCAATTCCTGTAGGACTATGATGTCTCACTTTCGCATAGTATGTCCCAGCTGTGACACTTATTGAGATTCTAAAGTTATGACCTGAACCACTGTTGTCATCCAATGCAAGCTGGGCACCGCTTCCGCCTAAAAGGGATCCATATGTATCTGTTGAGCCAGTTGTATTGATAATTAATGTTCCTCTTTTTCCACTAGGGATTATGATTTTAAAATAATCTCCACTTCCAGCTGCTTCAATACGCCCCCGTGTTGTACTTTTGAGAGCTATGGGTGTTGCTGTATTGACATTATATCCATAATCATTGGGTATAAAATGAGATACAAGTGCATAAATACCTGTTCCCGTAGTACCACTGTGTCTCACTTTTACATAGTATGTTCCAGCCACTGTGATGAACTTTGAGATTTTAAAGTTATGGTTCGAACTACTTATATTATCATTGGATGCAAGCTGGACACCACTTGCATTGTAAAGATATCCTTTTGTATCTGTGGTGTCAGTTGTCTCTACAACCAGTGTTCCGGTACGAGGGATTACGATTTTAAACCAATCTACGTCCCCAACTTTATTAATATGTCCTAATGTTGTGCTGTTTAGGTCTATGGATGTTGCTGTATCTATACGATTACTATGATCAGATTCAAGGCTTATATCTAACCAATACGTACCAATTCCCGAAGAAGAAGGGTGTTTTACTCTCACATAATATGTTCCAGCCGCTACACTTCTTATGATTAAAAAATTATGACCTGAACCACCATTGTTATCTGCTGCAATTTGACTACCATCTGCATTGTAAAGGTATCCAACTGTATCTGTTTGTCCAAGTGTCTGGATCATCAATATGCCTGTACGAGGCATTACAACTTTAAACCAATCCTCATCTCCAGCGACTTCAATGCTTCCTGATATTCTACCGTTCAGCCTTGTGGTTGTTGCTGCATTCATACTATTGCCATGATCATCAGAACGTTGTAGTGTAAAGTTTACAACAAGTGTATAACGACCTGTTCCCCCAGAAGAATTGTGTTGTACTTTTACATAATATGTTCCAGCTGTTACACGCTCTTCAATGTTAAAGTTAGAATATGAACCAGCATCATCATCCAATGCAATACGGCCACCACTTGCATTTAAAAAATATCCCAATGTATCTGTTGACCCAGTTGTATAAATAGTCAATTTTCCTGCACTAGG is a window from the Sulfurovum sp. genome containing:
- a CDS encoding pre-peptidase C-terminal domain-containing protein, yielding MKVSTRAFGGGCITNVGDYAKKRTCNASSANQLLIYTSNRSLRDPSTNKCLTAQSYSNGSKITYTRCQPNSAEQIFSYLDKTKRFLHIASHKCLDVHGGNRTDLILWRCHGGINQKFYIPSPRTGGSDDHGNNTATPIALKSTTRGRIEAAGSGDYFKIIIPSGKRGTLIINTTGSTDTYGSLLGGSGAQLALDDNSGSGHNFRISISVTAGTYYAKVRHHSPTGIGSYALVSHFVPDDHTSSRIAATSINPNSTTQGRIEVAGDVDFFKIRIPSSGTLVVKTTGLTDTYGTLLNANGHQIASDDNGSTYSNFRILKSVSTGTYYVKVKHSSASSIGYYTLISQFISDDYGNTRSTAKPINPNSTTQGRIEVDGDVDFFKIQIHSRGTLVVKTTGLTDTYGTLLNANGHQIASDDNGSAYSNFKISKSVTAGTYYVKVKHSSALLAGSYVLVSHFEASYFVRIT
- a CDS encoding PPC domain-containing protein codes for the protein MNAATTTRLNGRISGSIEVAGDEDWFKVVMPRTGILMIQTLGQTDTVGYLYNADGSQIAADNNGGSGHNFLIIRSVAAGTYYVRVKHPSSSGIGTYWLDISLESDHGGYVYTATAINPNSTTPGRLQIARDNDYFRIGIPSTGTLVVHTTGPTDTVGYLLNANWDQIALDDNGGSGRNFRISKRVTAGTYYVKVKLHSSAATGPYSLISRFTPTQAGQTQGISFSR
- a CDS encoding RICIN domain-containing protein — protein: MKKVIGLLLFFIVTQTYASPVSTRAFGGGCITNVGDYAKKRTCNASSANQLLIYTSNRSLRDPSTNKCLTAQSYSNGSKITYTRCQPNSAEQIFSYLDKTKRFLHIAVKSFSLSFFTSDILSVKAIQS
- a CDS encoding PPC domain-containing protein; this encodes MNKVGDVDWFKIVIPRTGTLVVETTDTTDTKGYLYNASGVQLASNDNISSSNHNFKISKFITVAGTYYVKVRHSGTTGTGIYALVSHFIPNDYGYNVNTATPIALKSTTRGRIEAAGSGDYFKIIIPSGKRGTLIINTTGSTDTYGSLLGGSGAQLALDDNSGSGHNFRISISVTAGTYYAKVRHHSPTGIGSYALVSHFVPDDHTSSRIAATSINPNSTTQGRIEVAGDVDFFKIRIPSSGTLVVKTTGLTDTYGTLLNANGHQIASDDNGSTYSNFRILKSVSTGTYYVKVKHSSASSIGYYTLISQFISDDYGNTRSTAKPINPNSTTQGRIEVDGDVDFFKIQIHSRGTLVVKTTGLTDTYGTLLNANGHQIASDDNGSAYSNFKISKSVTAGTYYVKVKHSSALLAGSYVLVSHFVSDDDHGDSRSLATSIDLNSTTRGRIDFAGDEDYFEIRVPDGGGKLIIYTSGTTDTQGYLSSVSGREIVSDDNSGSGNNFKISKLITMPGAYYVKVKHRNPSSTGDYLLVSRFVPDDHDDSRGGATPIEPNSITQGRIEVANDKDYFKIQIPSGGTLVLFTSGSGVFS
- a CDS encoding PPC domain-containing protein, which codes for MTIYTTGSTDTLGYFLNASGGRIALDDDAGSYSNFNIEERVTAGTYYVKVQHNSSGGTGRYTLVVNFTLQRSDDHGNSMNAATTTRLNGRISGSIEVAGDEDWFKVVMPRTGILMIQTLGQTDTVGYLYNADGSQIAADNNGGSGHNFLIIRSVAAGTYYVRVKHPSSSGIGTYWLDISLESDHSNRIDTATSIDLNSTTLGHINKVGDVDWFKIVIPRTGTLVVETTDTTDTKGYLYNASGVQLASNDNISSSNHNFKISKFITVAGTYYVKVRHSGTTGTGIYALVSHFIPNDYGYNVNTATPIALKSTTRGRIEAAGSGDYFKIIIPSGKRGTLIINTTGSTDTYGSLLGGSGAQLALDDNSGSGHNFRISISVTAGTYYAKVRHHSPTGIGSYALVSHFVPDDHTSSRIAATSINPNSTTQGRIEVAGDVDFFKIRIPSSGTLVVKTTGLTDTYGTLLNANGHQIASDDNGSTYSNFRILKSVSTGTYYVKVKHSSASSIGYYTLISQFISDDYGNTRSTAKPINPNSTTQGRIEVDGDVDFFKIQIHSRGTLVVKTTGLTDTYGTLLNANGHQIASDDNGSAYSNFKISKSVTAGTYYVKVKHSSALLAGSYVLVSHFVSDDDHGDSRRQQHP